One Bombus fervidus isolate BK054 chromosome 5, iyBomFerv1, whole genome shotgun sequence DNA window includes the following coding sequences:
- the Lis-1 gene encoding lisH and WD40 domain-containing Lis-1, translating to MKMVLSQRQREELNKAIADYLSTNGYQDALEAFKKEADMPGEVERKYGGLLEKKWTSVIRLQKKVMELESKLSEAEKEFIEGAPTRSKRSPSEWIPRPPEKYSLTGHRAPINRVIFHPVFSLIVSASEDATIKVWDFESGEFERTLKGHTDSVQDVSFDVSGKLLVSCSADMSIKLWDFHQSFACVKTMHGHDHSVSSVAFVPQGDFVVSASRDKTIKIWEVATGYCVKTLTGHREWVRMARVSPCGELIASCSNDQTVRVWHVATKETKVELRDHEHVVECIAWAPDSARASINAAAGADNKGAHEGPFLASGSRDKVIRIWDVGAGVCLFTLLGHDNWVRGIVFHPGGKFIVSASDDKTLRVWDTRNKRVMKTLEAHVHFCTSVDFHKSHPYVVTGSVDQTVKIWECR from the exons AAATAAGGCGATTGCGGACTATCTAAGCACCAATGGCTATCAAGATGCGCTGGAAGCGTTCAAAAAAGAAGCTGATATGCCTGGGGAAGTAGAAAGAAAGTATGGAGGTCTTCTGGAAAAGAAATGGACTTCCGTCATACGCTTGCAGAAGAAG GTAATGGAACTAGAATCCAAACTCTCTGAAGCAGAGAAGGAGTTCATTGAAGGAGCACCGACACGTAGCAAACGGTCACCATCCGAGTGGATACCAAGGCCACCCGAAAAGTACAGTCTTACTGGACACAGAGCTCCCATCAACAGAGTCATTTTCCATCCGGTTTTTAGTCTTATAGTATCTGCCAGCGAAGATGCCACCATTAAG GTGTGGGACTTCGAAAGCGGCGAATTTGAAAGAACATTGAAAGGACACACTGACAGCGTACAGGACGTTTCTTTCGATGTCTCTGGGAAACTGTTAGTCTCATGCAGTGCAGACATGTCTATTAAGTTGTGGGACTTTCACCAGTCATTCGCCTGCGTGAAAACCATGCACGGACATGATCACAGTGTCAGCTCTGTCGCATTTGTGCCACAAGGGGATTTCGTAGTGAGCGCCTCTAGGGATAAGACCATCAAAATATGGGAAGTCGCGACAGGGTATTGTGTTAAAACGTTGACGGGACACAGAGAGTGGGTACGGATGGCCAGAGTCAGCCCCTGCGGGGAACTAATTGCTAGTTGCTCGAATGACCAAACGGTACGGGTTTGGCATGTTGCaacaaaagaaacgaag GTGGAACTCAGAGACCACGAACACGTAGTGGAATGTATCGCATGGGCACCAGACAGTGCAAGGGCATCGATCAATGCTGCGGCAGGAGCAGACAACAAGGGTGCCCACGAAGGACCTTTCCTCGCATCTGGCTCGCGAGACAAGGTAATTCGTATATGGGACGTCGGTGCCGGTGTTTGTCTCTTTACCCTCTTGGGACACGACAACTGGGTTCGCGGCATCGTCTTCCATCCCGGTGGCAAGTTTATCGTCAGTGCCTCTGACGATAAGACCCTGCGAGTCTGGGACACGCGCAACAAACGGGTAATGAAAACCCTCGAAGCGCACGTCCACTTTTGCACTTCCGTTG ATTTTCACAAAAGCCATCCTTACGTGGTCACCGGTAGTGTCGATCAAACGGTGAAGATTTGGGAGTGCCGCTAG